One Halarcobacter ebronensis genomic window carries:
- a CDS encoding urease accessory protein UreD — MSISLEFKDEIFSLKKINLPTRHYYFKDEENYIKLLSIGEGIFPKDRIKTDINLQNSNAIFTTESATKVYPSKKEFGINYINIKLENSNCEFLNDELILYKNSKLIQIVRISADKNSTFFYSDILSQGRSFEHFDFNSMLIRNKFYCDKNLEYLENFEVVGEDLKNYIKRHKTQNYLFLKLYIKTKNNDNFLNILHKNNYQSFCYTKSKEMIIGSVSGNSMVLLKNKMKDIWRLYRAQLEKKEFNLGKQ; from the coding sequence ATGAGTATATCATTAGAGTTTAAAGATGAGATTTTTTCCCTAAAAAAGATAAATCTTCCTACAAGACACTACTACTTTAAAGATGAAGAGAACTATATAAAACTTCTAAGTATTGGTGAGGGGATTTTTCCAAAAGATAGAATTAAAACAGATATAAATTTACAAAACTCAAATGCTATATTTACAACCGAATCGGCAACAAAAGTTTATCCATCAAAAAAAGAGTTTGGAATAAACTATATAAATATAAAATTAGAAAACTCAAATTGTGAATTTTTAAATGATGAGTTGATTCTTTATAAAAACTCTAAACTTATTCAGATTGTAAGAATAAGTGCAGATAAAAATTCAACATTTTTTTATAGTGATATTCTAAGTCAAGGAAGAAGTTTTGAGCATTTTGATTTTAATTCAATGCTTATTAGAAACAAATTTTATTGTGATAAAAACTTAGAGTATTTAGAGAACTTTGAAGTTGTAGGAGAGGATTTAAAAAACTATATCAAACGGCATAAAACTCAAAACTATCTATTTTTAAAACTATATATAAAAACAAAAAACAATGATAACTTTTTAAATATTTTACATAAAAATAACTATCAATCATTTTGTTATACAAAATCAAAAGAGATGATTATAGGTTCAGTAAGTGGCAATAGTATGGTGCTACTAAAAAATAAGATGAAGGATATTTGGAGACTCTATAGAGCCCAACTTGAAAAAAAAGAGTTTAACTTAGGAAAACAGTAA
- the urtE gene encoding urea ABC transporter ATP-binding subunit UrtE, whose protein sequence is MINVKNLNQFYGQSHTLWDLNLEIEPAKCTCLMGRNGVGKTTLAKAVMGLLPIKNGQIIYENQDISRLGSEKRAALGIGYVPQGREIFSQLTVKENLEIGLLGNRNGLKQVPDKIYELFPVLKEMLKRKGGDLSGGQQQQLAIGRALCLEPKLLILDEPSEGIQPNIVQQIGGVIDYLTKEEKITVILVEQKLPFARRHGDDFYLLDRGSVVAKGEINDLSDEIVEQYLSV, encoded by the coding sequence ATGATAAATGTAAAAAACCTAAACCAATTTTATGGACAAAGTCATACTCTTTGGGACTTAAATTTAGAGATTGAACCAGCTAAATGTACTTGTCTTATGGGAAGAAACGGAGTTGGTAAAACAACTTTAGCAAAAGCGGTTATGGGACTGCTTCCTATTAAAAATGGTCAAATAATTTATGAAAATCAAGATATAAGCCGCCTTGGAAGTGAAAAAAGAGCAGCTCTTGGAATAGGGTATGTTCCCCAAGGAAGAGAGATATTTTCACAATTAACCGTTAAAGAGAATTTAGAGATTGGACTACTTGGAAATAGAAACGGCTTAAAGCAAGTTCCTGATAAAATATATGAACTATTTCCTGTACTAAAAGAGATGTTAAAAAGAAAAGGTGGAGACCTATCAGGTGGGCAACAACAACAATTAGCAATTGGTAGAGCTCTTTGTTTAGAGCCAAAACTTTTGATACTTGATGAACCTAGTGAAGGTATTCAACCAAATATAGTACAACAAATTGGTGGGGTAATAGATTATCTTACAAAAGAGGAGAAGATAACTGTAATACTAGTAGAACAAAAACTGCCATTTGCCAGACGACATGGGGATGATTTCTATTTGCTTGATAGGGGAAGTGTGGTTGCAAAAGGTGAGATTAATGATCTAAGTGATGAGATAGTAGAGCAGTATTTATCAGTATAA
- the urtD gene encoding urea ABC transporter ATP-binding protein UrtD produces MFLLKTNNEENVGELKKGDRILYLDDVTVSFDGFKALNSLSLSIEYEELRCIIGANGAGKSTMMDVITGKTRPDNGHVIFGKAANLLEMDEPTIAQIGIGRKFQKPTVFEGHTIFENLELAMKDDKRFYKTLFAKLNGEQKDKIEQTMELIGLKEHYHKKASILSHGQKQWLEIGMLLMQSPKLLLVDEPVAGMTPGEVEKTGQILTELSKNHSVVVVEHDMEFIRSIAKKVTVLHEGSVLAEGSMKDIQNNEKVRKVYLGE; encoded by the coding sequence ATGTTCCTGCTTAAAACAAATAATGAAGAGAATGTAGGTGAGCTAAAAAAAGGTGATAGAATCCTCTATTTAGATGATGTTACAGTTAGTTTTGATGGATTTAAAGCCCTAAACTCACTATCTTTATCAATTGAGTATGAAGAGCTTAGATGTATTATTGGGGCAAATGGAGCTGGAAAATCAACAATGATGGATGTAATTACAGGGAAAACTAGACCAGACAATGGTCATGTTATTTTTGGAAAAGCTGCAAATTTATTGGAGATGGATGAACCAACAATTGCCCAAATAGGAATTGGAAGAAAATTCCAAAAACCAACAGTTTTTGAAGGTCATACAATTTTTGAAAACCTAGAGCTTGCCATGAAAGATGATAAAAGGTTCTACAAAACTCTATTTGCTAAGTTAAATGGGGAACAAAAAGATAAAATCGAGCAAACTATGGAGCTAATTGGACTAAAAGAGCACTATCATAAAAAAGCCTCTATTCTTTCACACGGGCAAAAACAGTGGCTTGAGATTGGAATGCTTTTAATGCAAAGTCCAAAACTATTACTTGTAGATGAACCAGTAGCTGGTATGACTCCAGGAGAGGTTGAAAAAACTGGTCAGATTTTAACAGAACTGTCAAAAAACCACTCTGTTGTTGTGGTTGAACACGATATGGAGTTTATTAGAAGTATTGCAAAAAAAGTAACCGTACTTCATGAGGGTTCAGTGTTAGCTGAGGGTTCTATGAAAGATATCCAAAATAATGAAAAGGTGAGAAAAGTATATCTAGGAGAATAG
- the urtC gene encoding urea ABC transporter permease subunit UrtC: MHKTKVEKMMKRSEILLAGKRKPIILQILNNDRGGKIVLSILALVVFYVAFSNLLLPKDSLFYVSTYTVTLLGKYLAFALLALALDLVWGYIGILSLGHGAFFSLGGYAMGMYLMRQIGDRGVYGNPELPDFMVFMNLKELPWFWYGFDNPIFTMLMIVLVPGLLAFIFGYLAFRSRVTGVYLSIITQAMTYALMLAFFRNDMGFGGNNGLTDFKDILGFDLSADTTRISLLIVSFLALFVGYLIARFIINSRLGRVCIAIRDAESRTRFIGYKVEQYKLFIFVVSAAMAGVAGALYVPQVGIINPNVFSPLFSIELVIWVAIGGRGTLYGAIVGAFIVNYASTYFTSALPEVWLYALGGLFVVVTLFLPKGVVGLLSKLNFKKSKGEVTNVPA; the protein is encoded by the coding sequence GGAAAAGATGATGAAACGAAGTGAAATCCTGCTTGCAGGCAAAAGAAAACCTATAATTTTACAGATTTTAAACAACGATAGAGGTGGAAAAATTGTTCTATCAATACTTGCTCTTGTGGTATTCTACGTAGCATTTTCAAATCTACTTTTACCAAAAGATTCACTTTTTTATGTGTCAACATACACTGTAACCTTGCTTGGTAAATATCTAGCATTTGCTCTGTTAGCACTTGCTCTTGATTTAGTGTGGGGATATATAGGAATCCTAAGTCTTGGTCATGGGGCATTTTTCTCACTTGGGGGATATGCAATGGGGATGTATCTTATGAGACAAATAGGAGATAGGGGAGTTTATGGAAATCCAGAACTTCCAGATTTTATGGTATTTATGAACCTAAAAGAACTTCCTTGGTTTTGGTATGGATTTGATAATCCAATCTTTACTATGCTTATGATTGTTTTAGTTCCAGGACTTTTGGCTTTTATTTTTGGATATTTAGCATTTAGATCAAGAGTAACAGGAGTTTATCTATCAATTATTACCCAAGCTATGACCTATGCACTTATGTTAGCATTTTTTAGAAATGATATGGGATTTGGTGGAAACAATGGACTAACAGATTTTAAAGATATTTTAGGATTTGATTTATCAGCTGATACAACTAGAATCTCTTTATTAATAGTCTCATTTCTTGCTTTATTTGTAGGATATCTAATAGCAAGATTTATTATAAACTCAAGACTTGGACGTGTATGCATTGCTATTAGAGATGCTGAGAGTAGAACAAGATTTATTGGCTACAAAGTTGAACAATATAAACTTTTTATCTTTGTAGTTAGTGCTGCTATGGCTGGAGTTGCAGGAGCTTTATATGTTCCGCAAGTTGGAATTATAAACCCAAATGTATTCTCTCCACTCTTTTCTATTGAACTTGTAATTTGGGTTGCAATAGGTGGGAGAGGAACACTTTATGGAGCAATTGTTGGAGCATTTATAGTAAATTATGCAAGTACTTATTTTACTTCGGCTCTTCCAGAGGTTTGGTTATACGCTTTAGGTGGATTATTTGTAGTAGTAACACTGTTTTTACCAAAAGGAGTTGTGGGACTTCTTTCAAAACTAAATTTCAAAAAATCTAAAGGGGAGGTAACCAATGTTCCTGCTTAA